Part of the Streptomyces sp. f51 genome is shown below.
ACCGCGGACCCCGCCGGGCGCCGCTTCGACCTGCCGTGCGACCCCGGCAGCCCTCACGGAGCCCAGGTGAAGCGCGGCTGCCTGCGTTCGAGGAAGGCGGCGACCCCCTCCGCGGTGTCGTCGCCGGCGCGTGCCTGCCGGGTCCAGTGGGCGTCACGGTCGGTGCGCCCGTTCACGAACTCCTTGGCCGCCGACTGCGTCAGCAGGGAACGCGCGGCCAGGACACGGGTGAACTCCGCGACCCGCTTGTCGAGTTCGCCCTCGGGCAGCACCTCGTCCACGAGCCCGGTGCGCAGCGCGCGCTCGGTGTCGATCAACTCGCCCGAGAAGAGCAGGTACTTGGCGGCGGACGGTCCCACCAGGGCCGCCAGCCTCCGGGTGGAGGAGGCGGGATAGACGATGCCGAGGTTCGCCGGGGTCACCCCGAACAGCGAACCCTCCTGGGCGAATCGGAGATCGCAGGCGGCGGCGAGCTGGGATCCGCCGCCCACGCAGTACCCCCGGATCGCGGCCAGCGTCGGCTTGGGGAACGCGGCGAGGGACTCCTCGGCGAGCACGGCGAGTCCCTGGGCCTCGTCAGGGGACTTCCGCAGGGCCGAGATGTCGGCACCGGCGCAGAACGTGTCGCCCTCACCGGTGAGCACGAGCGCGCGCACGTCGGCGCGCGCGGCCAGCGCGTCCAGCAGCGGCGGAAGCGCTCGCCACATCGGTGTCGTCATGGCGTTCCGCTTGGCGGGGTGATGGATGACGACGGTGGCGACCCCGTCGCCGACGTGGTGCAACAGCTGCGGCTCCATACGCCGGATGCTATCCGCCCCGGCCGGCCGGACTTCGATCATGGTCCCGGGCCGCCGCGCGGACGAGGGAGCCGCGGGGAACGCGCGGGGCCGGCAGGAAGGGGCAAACCCGTACAACCCGAATAGTTTCGGAAACTGGCATGAAAGCGATAACAGCTGTCGTAGAAACGACTTTCTCTCGCATTCACGATCAGGAATCGGCGATAATTGCTGACTTCTGTTCAGTCAACCGGTACGGACCGGCGCATTACCAACA
Proteins encoded:
- a CDS encoding enoyl-CoA hydratase-related protein, which translates into the protein MEPQLLHHVGDGVATVVIHHPAKRNAMTTPMWRALPPLLDALAARADVRALVLTGEGDTFCAGADISALRKSPDEAQGLAVLAEESLAAFPKPTLAAIRGYCVGGGSQLAAACDLRFAQEGSLFGVTPANLGIVYPASSTRRLAALVGPSAAKYLLFSGELIDTERALRTGLVDEVLPEGELDKRVAEFTRVLAARSLLTQSAAKEFVNGRTDRDAHWTRQARAGDDTAEGVAAFLERRQPRFTWAP